Within the Halobaculum limi genome, the region GCCGAGTGTGCCCTACGCCGCCACCGCGCTCCCGAAGTGGCGACGCCGTGCCTCCCGGGTGCCGACGGCGAGGAGGACACCCCCGACGAGCGCCAGCAGGCCGGCTTCGGCGGTCGGCGCAACGCCGCCGATGACCCCCCACCCTGCCGCGACGCCGCCGACGAACCCCATCTGCACGACGAGCACCGCGACGAGGGCGTACCGACGGCCGGTGTCGGCGTACAGCGACCCGACGGCGGCCGTCTCGGCGGCAGCGTGCCCGGCGACGACGATGGCGCCCGCCAGTCCGAGTGCCGCGTCGGCGGCGTAGACGGTGGCGAGGACGACGCCTTCGAGGCCACGGTGGAGCGTCACGGCCCCCAGTGCGGCGTCCGCACAGCTACCGCAGTCGGTGATCCCAACACCGCGGGCGAGATAACTGACGCTGACACCGACCGTGAGGCCAACGAGGGCCACTGCCGTCGCCCGCGTGACGGCCAACGCCAGCGCTGCGGCGCCGAGCGCGAACACGAGCATCGGGAGCGCTGCCCGCCCCACGGCCCACGGAACCCGGCCGTAAGCGATCAAGACAACCCCGCCGCCGAGTAGACTGACGAGGACGACGCCCGCGACGACGACTAGGAGAGAGAGACCCGTCGCGTCGGCGGGTACGCCGTGGGCGGACGCGGGTGTCGACAGAAGAGTGACACCGAACGCAGCGACGGCCGCGCGTCGGATGATCGATCTCATTTCCACGGGTTCGGCACGAGGTCGGCCTGTATCTCCGCGCCCACTTCGATTCGGCAATCGGAGCGCGGTTCGGCCACACACAGCAGGACGTACCCGTCCCGTCGATGGCGGGGCTTCAACCCTCGTGGGCGGTCGATATGGACGAGGTCACCCTCCAGCAGGCGGCCGGTGCAGGTGGCGCAGGCCCCGTACAGACACCCGTAGGGGACGCCGAGGCCCGCACGCTCGGCCGCGTCGATGACCGTCTCGGTCTCCCGAACCTCGACGGTCTCCTCCCGGCCGTCACGCCACTCCAGGGTGATCTCGTGGGGCATCGGCGACTACTGCCAGACGTCGCTCGTACAGTCGCCGCCGGGCCAGCGAATCTCGTGGGCGCGGGCCGGACCGCCGGGGGCGTCGCCGAAGTCGACGACGAACTCCTCGTCGAGTTCCATCCGTCCCTCCTCGGGGTAGACGTCCGCCTTCAGCATCAGCGATCCCTCCTCGCCCATCTCGGGGTAGAACTGGTTGTCCCACGTGGAGAACAGGGAGGTGGTCCAGTAGAGGCGGCGCCCGTCGCGCGAAAGCTGGAGCATCTGTGGGGCGCCACGGATGTCGTGATCACCGACCGTCTGTCGGTCGCCGAAGTTGCCGCCGGCCCACACTTGGTCTACTAGCCGGGGG harbors:
- a CDS encoding 2Fe-2S iron-sulfur cluster-binding protein, whose translation is MPHEITLEWRDGREETVEVRETETVIDAAERAGLGVPYGCLYGACATCTGRLLEGDLVHIDRPRGLKPRHRRDGYVLLCVAEPRSDCRIEVGAEIQADLVPNPWK